One region of Ananas comosus cultivar F153 linkage group 9, ASM154086v1, whole genome shotgun sequence genomic DNA includes:
- the LOC109714860 gene encoding uncharacterized protein LOC109714860: MINGISVSVSDDEEVAGKMRVRIRHRRKKPGPRQELLGRVVRSAMRWWSLLLVLPVLFLLFFETTKLARRPRDEPRSIPVALARDSIXSNPKEAPSDPNAAVRKSIGNLNRLDRTTRVVNGVREPCLKIRSPKEIASLEFPSSAEPKYTVKNVVYKSDNNNESHVEGDSIQSLQNKEATRFNLFTGYQTLREREETFKVQETAAVHCGFYSEKGGFKISEDDRNYMKTCKAVVSTCAFGGGDDLYQPIGMTEASIYKVCYVAFWDEITRTAQEAEGKQIGENHMIGRWRIVIVKNLPFSDQRLNGKIPKMLGHRLFPEARYSIWVDSKSQFRRDPIGVMDALLWRTNSTLAISEHGARSNLYDEGKAIISKHKATPEEVEEQLNQYRKDGIPGNKRFNGKKALAEASVIVREHTPSTNLFMCLWFNEVVRFTSRDQLSFPYVMRRLKIPGVNMFSVCTRKDLVNSMGHKHTVKPLLRQTS, from the exons ATGATCAACGGCATCTCCGTctccgtctccgacgacgaggAGGTCGCCGGGAAGATGCGCGTCCGGATCCGCCATAGGCGGAAGAAGCCCGGCCCTCGCCAGGAGCTCCTCGGCCGCGTTGTGCGGAGCGCGATGCGGTGGTGGagcctcctcctcgtcctccccGTCCTCTTCCTGCTCTTCTTCGAGACCACGAAGCTCGCGCGGAGGCCCCGCGACGAACCCCGATCTATCCCCGTCGCCCTCGCGAGGGACTCGATCNTCTCGAACCCCAAGGAGGCCCCCTCGGATCCCAATGCCGCAGTGCGGAAGTCGATTGGAAACCTAAATCGGCTCGATCGCACCACCAGAGTCGTCAATGGCGTCAGAGAGC CTTGTCTGAAAATTCGTAGTCCTAAAGAAATAGCCAGTCTGGAATTCCCTAGTTCTGCAGAACCCAAATATACTGTCAAGAATGTTGTATACAAATcagataataataatgaatcCCACGTCGAAGGCGACTCTATTCAGTCGTTGCAGAACAAAGAAGCTACaagatttaatttatttactggATATCAGACGCTTCGCGAACGAGAAGAAACTTTCAAG GTGCAGGAAACTGCTGCTGTGCATTGTGGCTTCTACAGTGAGAAGGGAGGGTTTAAAATTTCTGAGGATGACAGGAATTACATGAAAACTTGCAAAGCTGTTGTATCAACATGCGCATTTGGTGGCGGTGACGATCTTTATCAGCCTATTGGGATGACAGAGGCATCCATTTATAAG GTTTGCTATGTAGCATTCTGGGATGAAATCACTCGCACAGCTCAGGAAGCAGAAGGAAAACAAATTGGCGAAAATCATATGATTGGTAGATGGCGCATCGTTATTGTTAAAAATCTTCCTTTTTCAGATCAACGGTTAAATGGGAAAATACCCAAG ATGTTGGGTCATCGTCTATTTCCTGAAGCAAGGTATTCAATCTGGGTGGACTCAAAATCTCAGTTCCGGAGGGATCCAATTGGTGTAATGGATGCACTTCTTTGGCGTACAAATTCTACCCTTGCTATCTCTGAGCACGGAGCACGAAGTAACCTGTATGATGAAGGGAAAGCGATTATCTCAAAGCACAAAGCAACTCCAGAAGAAGTGGAGGAGCAATTAAACCAGTATCGTAAAGATGGAATTCCTGGAAACAAAAGGTTCAACGGAAAGAAAG CTCTAGCCGAAGCCTCTGTGATTGTGAGGGAGCACACACCATCCACAAATCTTTTCATGTGTCTTTGGTTCAATGAGGTGGTTCGGTTCACATCTCGGGATCAGCTGAGTTTTCCGTACGTAATGCGGCGTCTAAAGATTCCCGGAGTGAACATGTTTTCGGTATGTACTCGTAAAGATCTTGTGAATAGTATGGGCCATAAACACACGGTTAAACCTCTTCTAAGACAAACTAGTTGA